A region from the Xanthocytophaga agilis genome encodes:
- a CDS encoding DUF1338 domain-containing protein: MSTDRKETLTFVLNGLMRRYKERVPDVNHILNAMVNEGIIQNADEIENDHIAFRTMGVPQLGIQSFEKIFMHYGYQKRDYFYFEGKKLNAYWFSPPEPHFPRIFVSELRIQDLSEPAQKIITSYTDEVKSDPVNDLDLNDPAAVDAFLHKPLWRTPTWEDYQILQAESEYAAWVIYNRYYLNHYTISVQNLKKGYNTLPEFNAFLEHTGIKLNDSGGKIKTSPDGGLAQSSSVAEMIEAEFAKGDKHQISGSYVEFAERRVLPQFRHLPPDQIKREHLRDGFETNNADRIFESTFTSQTQKQ, translated from the coding sequence ATGAGTACAGATCGAAAAGAAACCTTAACATTTGTTCTGAACGGACTTATGCGCCGTTACAAGGAACGGGTTCCGGATGTTAATCATATCCTCAATGCCATGGTTAATGAGGGAATTATTCAAAATGCCGATGAGATAGAAAATGACCATATAGCCTTTCGAACTATGGGAGTGCCACAACTTGGCATTCAATCTTTTGAGAAGATATTTATGCATTATGGCTATCAGAAACGTGATTACTTTTATTTTGAGGGAAAGAAGCTGAATGCCTATTGGTTTTCTCCACCTGAGCCTCATTTTCCACGTATCTTTGTTAGTGAGCTACGTATTCAGGATTTGTCGGAGCCTGCTCAGAAGATCATTACCAGCTATACAGATGAAGTAAAATCAGATCCGGTAAATGATCTTGATCTGAATGATCCCGCTGCTGTGGATGCTTTTTTGCATAAACCTCTCTGGCGTACTCCTACCTGGGAAGACTATCAGATTTTGCAGGCAGAAAGTGAATATGCTGCCTGGGTTATTTACAACAGATATTATCTGAATCATTACACAATCAGTGTTCAAAACCTAAAAAAAGGTTACAACACGCTGCCTGAATTCAATGCTTTTCTGGAGCATACTGGCATAAAACTCAATGACTCAGGTGGCAAGATAAAAACAAGTCCGGATGGAGGATTGGCTCAAAGTTCTTCTGTGGCAGAAATGATTGAGGCAGAGTTTGCTAAGGGCGATAAACATCAAATATCAGGTAGTTATGTAGAGTTTGCAGAACGCCGTGTACTACCTCAATTTCGCCATTTACCTCCGGATCAAATCAAACGTGAACACCTACGGGATGGATTTGAAACCAATAATGCCGACCGCATATTTGAGAGTACCTTCACCAGTCAAACACAAAAGCAATAG
- a CDS encoding pyridoxamine 5'-phosphate oxidase family protein, whose product MYAQSMQPAEYEKLKDKIKDIKIAMLTTIDSQGDLRSRPMATQEMDENGTLWFFTSDDSHKVEELQQNNKVQISYSDEDAVTYVSVSGIAELTKDAQKIKELWSDAFRAWFPGGKDDPRLALLKITPYKAEYWDSPGGKMQTLFEMIKGVLTGEPDKSSQHEKLGIGS is encoded by the coding sequence ATGTATGCTCAATCCATGCAACCCGCAGAATACGAAAAACTAAAAGATAAAATCAAGGACATTAAAATTGCCATGCTCACTACAATTGACTCTCAGGGTGATTTACGAAGCCGCCCAATGGCAACACAGGAGATGGATGAAAATGGCACTTTATGGTTTTTCACAAGTGATGACTCTCATAAAGTAGAAGAACTGCAGCAAAACAATAAAGTACAGATAAGCTATTCTGATGAGGATGCAGTTACCTATGTGTCTGTTTCCGGAATCGCTGAGTTAACCAAAGATGCTCAGAAAATTAAAGAGCTTTGGTCGGATGCTTTCAGAGCTTGGTTTCCAGGAGGAAAAGATGATCCTCGTTTAGCTTTGCTAAAAATTACTCCTTATAAAGCAGAATATTGGGATAGTCCAGGTGGTAAGATGCAGACTTTGTTCGAAATGATCAAAGGTGTACTGACTGGAGAGCCTGATAAATCCTCCCAACATGAAAAGTTAGGAATCGGTTCTTAA